One segment of Nostoc flagelliforme CCNUN1 DNA contains the following:
- the scyF gene encoding scytonemin biosynthesis PEP-CTERM protein ScyF (ScyF is a conserved protein in biosynthesis systems for the scytonemin, a Trp-derived cyanobacterial natural sunscreen, although it is not absolutely required.) translates to MGLVKNFSIGILGTGFMVLATVAQAKAVTLTYDRSIGSPGFGPGELFVPQGIAVDSQGNTLIANGRGVNPADGTSNYDIGHKIEIFNPSGQYIGAIGSGGTGPGQFDEPTTVDFNPVTGDLYAGDVRNNRINQFDSQGNFIRSFANGAFTPLVEDRLFFGPSGVTFDKDGNFYVGDFNGERILKYTSDGQQLGVIGGTRGTAPGEFQGVAGVRISPVSGNIFVADQYNNRVQVLDPTGNPLLAFGSAGSQPGQFLQPIGIEVDDQENIYVADSINSRVQVFDKNGNFLTSFGENARDASGNPVPPPAFTGPPFGNPLDLTPGRFNWTGGTTLKDDKLYVGDFFQGRVQVLNVEDRKQVPEPSSGLGLALLGIGAATITLRKRGQQKPVFSLEK, encoded by the coding sequence ATGGGATTAGTCAAAAATTTCTCAATCGGCATTCTCGGTACTGGATTTATGGTGCTGGCAACAGTAGCCCAAGCCAAGGCTGTAACATTAACTTACGACAGAAGTATCGGTAGTCCTGGCTTCGGCCCTGGAGAACTTTTTGTTCCCCAAGGGATAGCGGTGGATAGCCAAGGGAATACCCTCATAGCTAACGGACGCGGTGTTAACCCGGCGGATGGTACTTCTAACTACGACATCGGTCACAAAATTGAAATATTTAATCCTAGCGGTCAGTATATTGGAGCAATTGGCTCCGGCGGCACAGGGCCTGGGCAGTTTGACGAGCCAACAACTGTAGACTTTAATCCCGTAACAGGGGATTTGTATGCAGGTGATGTTCGCAACAACCGCATCAATCAATTCGATTCTCAGGGTAACTTTATTAGATCCTTTGCAAATGGAGCATTTACCCCTCTGGTAGAGGATAGATTGTTCTTTGGCCCATCTGGTGTGACATTTGACAAGGATGGCAACTTCTACGTAGGTGATTTTAACGGCGAAAGGATTCTTAAATATACATCAGACGGACAGCAACTTGGTGTCATTGGTGGTACAAGAGGCACTGCACCTGGTGAGTTCCAAGGTGTAGCAGGTGTAAGAATTTCCCCAGTTAGTGGAAATATCTTTGTAGCTGACCAGTATAACAACCGCGTTCAAGTACTTGATCCAACTGGTAACCCTCTGTTGGCATTTGGTTCAGCAGGTAGCCAACCTGGACAATTTCTTCAGCCAATTGGCATCGAAGTGGACGACCAAGAGAATATTTATGTAGCTGATTCTATCAATAGCCGCGTTCAGGTGTTTGATAAAAACGGTAACTTCTTGACTTCCTTCGGTGAAAATGCCCGCGATGCATCAGGTAATCCTGTACCGCCTCCAGCATTCACTGGCCCTCCTTTTGGCAACCCCCTCGACCTCACTCCCGGCAGATTTAACTGGACGGGTGGCACAACCCTCAAAGATGACAAGCTGTATGTGGGCGATTTCTTCCAAGGCCGCGTCCAAGTGCTAAACGTAGAAGACAGAAAGCAAGTACCTGAACCTAGCTCAGGATTGGGTTTAGCATTACTCGGAATTGGGGCTGCTACCATCACATTGCGGAAACGTGGACAACAAAAGCCAGTCTTCAGTTTAGAGAAGTAA